The following proteins are encoded in a genomic region of Dasypus novemcinctus isolate mDasNov1 chromosome 3, mDasNov1.1.hap2, whole genome shotgun sequence:
- the STRC gene encoding stereocilin, translating to MIKEVRITELQHQRSPRNMALSFWPLLLLQLSCAVTLAPMGPQSLEPGLSLLKSLLFTLDQASQGSLGRSRFSAFLTNISSSFEPGRMGEGPVGEPPPLQPPALRLHDFLVTLRGSRDWEPMLGLLGDVLALLGQEQTPRDFLAHQAGVLSGLAEVLLGALVPGGPPAPTRPPCTRDGPSDCVLAADWLPSLLLLLEGTRWQALVQVQPSVDPTNATGFNGREPVPHFLQGLLGLLTPTGELGSDEALWGGLLRTVGAPLYAAFQEGLLRVTRSLQDEVFSVLGQPEPDASGQCLGGNLQQLLLWGVRHNLSWDVQALGFLSGSPPPPPALLHCLSTGVPLPRASQPSAHTSPRQRRAISVEALCKNHSDPAPPYSISNFSIQLLCQHAKPATPQPPPSTAAICQTAVWYAVSWAPGAQGWLQACHDQFPDQFLEAICSNLSFSALSSPNRRLVKRLCAGLLPPPTSCPEGLPPVPLTPEIFWGCFLENETLWTERLCGEASLQAVPPSNQAWVQHVCQGPTPDVAASPPCHTGPCGERCPDGGSFLVMVCANDTMYEALVPFWPWLAGQCRISRGGNDTCFLEGLLGPLLPSLPPLGPSPLCLAPGPFLLGMLSQLPRCQSSVPALAHPTRLHYLLRLFTFLLGPGAGGAETQGMLGQALLLSSLPDNCSFWDAFRPEGRHSVLRTVGEYLEQEEQPLDFELTDSSDISKMELLACFSPVLWDLLQREKSVWVLQILVQEYLHMPPENLQQLVLSAEREAAQGFLTLMHRSWAKLQVPPSEEQALGRLTALLLQRYPRLTSQLFIDLSPLIPFLAVSDLMRFPPSLLANDSVLAAIRDYSPGMRPEQKEALAKRLLAPELFGEVPAWPQELLWAVLPLLPHLPLENFLQLSPHQIQALEDSWPGAGLGPGHARHVLRSLVNQSVQDGEEQVRRLGSLACFLSPEELQNLVPLNDPMGPVERGLLECAANGTLSPQGRVAYGLLGVLRSSGGTELSPRELQVWAPLFPQLGLRFLQELSEPQLRAMLPALQGTSVTPAQAVLLLERLLPRHDLNLEELCSLHPLLPGLSPQTLQAIPRRVLVGACPCLAPELSRLSACQTAALLQTFRVKDGVKNMATTGAGATVCIPGQQPSLTTWPDCLLPLLPLKLLQLDSAALLADRRRYRELPWSEQQAQFLWKKMQVPTNLTLRNLQALGTLAGGMPCEFLQQINPTADFLEVVHMIYQLPTGVRGSLRACFWEELQRRMTMPETELAALGPELSGLETKLLLDLPVRLMDRLSNESILLVVELVRGAPEQLLTLTPLHRAALAERALQNLVPKETPVSGEVLETLGPLVGFLGIESTRRIPLQILLSHLSQLQGLCLGEPFATELGWLLLQEPALGKPELWSQDEVEQVGRLVFTLSTEAISLIPREALRPETLERLLERQQSWEQSRAGQLCGGPQLASQKAALVVGIVRPAAEDLPEPVPNCADVRGTFPAAWSATQIAEMELSDFEDCLALFAGDPGLGPEELRAAMHKAKQLWGPPRGFRPEQILQLGRLLIGLGERELQELILVDWGVLSTLGQIDGWSSVQLRVVVSSFLRQSGRHVSHLDFIHLTALGYMLCGLRPEELQHISNWEFSQAVLFLGSLHLQCSEEQLEVLAQLLVLPGGFGPVSNWGPEIFTEVGTIAAGIPDLALSALLRGQIQGLTPLAISVIPAPKFAVVFSPTQLSSLTSVQAVAVTPEQMAFLSPEQRQAVAWAQHEGKESPEQQGRSTAWALQDWSQPSWALALTICFLVHLL from the exons GTGAGAATAACCGAACTCCAGCATCAGCGCTCACCGAGAAACATGGCTCTGAGCTTCTGGCCCCTACTGCTGCTGCAGCTGTCTTGTGCAG TGACTCTGGCCCCTATGGGGCCTCAGTCCCTGGAACCTGGTCTTTCCCTCCTGAAGTCGTTGCTCTTCACTCTGGACCAGGCTTCCCAGGGCTCCCTCGGCCGCTCACGGTTCTCTGCATTCCTGAccaacatttcctcttcttttgagCCTGGGAGAATGGGGGAGGGGCCCGTGGGAGAGCCCCCAcctctccagccccctgccctccggctTCATGATTTCCTAGTGACACTGAGGGGCAGCCGGGACTGGGAGCCAATGTTGGGGCTGCTGGGGGATGTGCTGGCACTGCTGGGACAGGAGCAGACACCCCGGGACTTCCTGGCACACCAAGCAGGTGTGCTGAGTGGACTTGCAGAGGTGCTGCTGGGAGCCTTAGTTCCCGGGGGCCCCCCAGCCCCTACCCGGCCCCCGTGCACCCGAGATGGGCCTTCCGACTGCGTCCTGGCAGCTGATTGGCTGCCTTCTCTGCTGCTTTTGTTAGAGGGCACACGCTGGCAGGCACTGGTGCAGGTGCAGCCCAGTGTGGACCCCACCAATGCCACAGGCTTCAATGGGAGGGAGCCAGTCCCCCACTTTCTGCAGGGTCTGTTGGGTTTGCTCACCCCAACAGGGGAGCTGGGCTCTGACGAGGCTCTTTGGGGAGGGCTGCTACGCACGGTGGGGGCCCCCCTCTATGCTGCCTTCCAGGAGGGGTTGCTCCGTGTCACTCGCTCCCTGCAGGACGAGGTCTTTTCCGTTCTGGGGCAGCCAGAGCCTGATGCCAGTGGGCAGTGCCTGGGAG GTAACCTTCAGCAGCTGCTCCTATG GGGCGTCCGGCACAACCTCTCCTGGGATGTCCAGGCACTGGGCTTTCTGTCTGGatcgccacccccaccccctgccctcctccactGCCTGAGCACGGGTGTGCCTCTGCCCAGGGCTTCCCAGCCCTCAGCCCACACCAGCCCTCGCCAACGGCGAGCCATCTCTGTGGAGGCCCTCTGCAAGAACCACTCAGACCCAGCACCACCCTACAGCATTTCCAACTTCTCCATCCAGTTGCTCTGCCAGCATGCCAAGCCTGCCACCCCGCAGCCCCCTCCCAGCACTGCTGCCATCTGCCAGACAGCTGTGTGGTATGCAGTCTCGTGGGCACCAGGTGCCCAAGGCTGGCTACAGGCCTGCCATGACCAATTTCCTGATCAGTTCCTGGAGGCAATCTGTAGCAACCTCTCCTTTTCAGCCCTGTCTAGCCCCAACCGCCGCCTGGTAAAGCGGCTATGTGCTGGCCTGCTCCCGCCCCCTACCAGCTGCCCTGAAGGTCTGCCCCCAGTTCCCCTCACCCCCGAGATCTTCTGGGGCTGCTTCCTGGAGAACGAGACTCTGTGGACTGAGCGGCTCTGTGGAGAAGCAAGTCTACAGGCTGTGCCCCCCAGCAACCAGGCTTGGGTTCAGCACGTGTGCCAGGGCCCCACCCCAGATGTCGCTGCCTCCCCACCCTGCCACACTGGACCCTGTGGGGAACGTTGTCCAGATGGGGGCAGCTTCCTGGTGATGGTCTGTGCCAATGACACAATGTATGAGGCCTTGgtgcccttctggccttggctaGCAGGCCAGTGCAGAATTAGCCGTGGGGGCAACGACACTTGCTTCCTAGAGGGGCTGCTGGGCCCCCTTCTGCCCTCTCTGCCACCACTGGGACCATCCCCACTCTGCCTGGCCCCTGGTCCCTTCCTGCTTGGCATGCTATCCCAGTTGCCACGCTGCCAGTCCTCTGTGCCTGCCCTTGCCCACCCCACCCGCCTCCATTACCTCCTGCGCCTATTCACCTTCCTCCTGGGTCCAGGAGCTGGAGGGGCTGAGACCCAAGGGATGCTGGGGCAGGCCTTGCTGCTCTCCAGTCTCCCAGACAACtgctccttctgggatgccttcCGCCCAGAGGGCCGGCACAGTGTGCTGCGGACAGTCGGGGAGTACCTGGAGCAGGAGGAGCAGCCACTAGACTTTGAACTCACTGACAGCTCTGACATAAGCAAGATGGAACTGCTGGCCTGCTTCAGC CCTGTGCTGTGGGATCTGCTCCAGAGAGAGAAGAGTGTTTGGGTCCTGCAGATTCTAGTGCAG GAGTACCTGCACATGCCCCCGGAAAATCTGCAGCAGCTGGTGCTTTCAGCAGAGAGGGAGGCTGCGCAGGGCTTCCTGACACTCATGCACCGTTCCTGGGCCAAGCTGCAG GTGCCACCATCTGAGGAGCAGGCCCTGGGTCGCCTGACTGCCCTGCTGCTCCAGCGGTACCCGCGCCTCACCTCCCAGCTCTTCATTGACCTGTCACCGCTCATCCCCTTCTTGGCTGTCTCTGACCTGATGCGCTTCCCACCATCCCTGTTGGCCAATGACAGTGT CCTGGCTGCCATCCGGGATTATAGTCCAGGAATGAGACCTGAACAGAAGGAAGCTCTAGCAAAGCGACTACTGGCCCCTGAGCTGTTTGGGGAAGTGCCCGCCTGGCCACAGGAGCTGCTGTGGGCAGTGCTGCCCTTGCTTCCCCATCTCCCTCTGGAGAACTTTCTGCAGCTCAGCCCTCACCAG ATCCAGGCCCTGGAGGATAGCTGGCCAGGGGCAGGTCTCGGGCCAGGGCATGCCCGACATGTGCTGCGCAGCCTGGTGAACCAGAGTGTCCAGGATGGGGAGGAGCAGGTGCGCAG GCTGGGGTCCCTCGCCTGTTTCCTGAGCCCTGAGGAGCTGCAGAACCTGGTGCCCTTGAATGACCCAATGGGGCCAGTAGAACGGGGCCTGCTGGAATGTGCAGCCAACGGGACCCTCAGCCCACAAGGACGG GTGGCATATGGACTTCTAGGGGTGTTGCGCTCGTCTGGAGGCACTGAGCTGAGTCCTCGGGAGCTGCAGGTCTGGGCCCCTCTCTTCCCTCAGCTGGGCCTCCGCTTCCTGCAGGAGTTGTCAGAGCCCCAGCTCAGAGCCATGCTTCCTGCCCTGCAGGGAACCAGCGTCACCCCTGCCCAG GCTGTCCTGCTGCTTGAACGGCTCCTCCCAAGGCACGAT CTGAACCTGGAGGAACTCTGCTCCCTGCACCCTCTGCTACCAGGCCTCAGCCCCCAGACACTCCAGGCCATCCCTAGACGAGTTTTGGTTGGGGCCTGTCCCTGCCTGGCCCCTGAACTGTCTCGCCTCTCAGCTTGCCAGACTGCAGCGCTGCTGCAGACCTTCAGG GTGAAAGATGGCGTTAAAAATATGGCTACAACAGGTGCGGGTGCAACAGTGTGTATCCCTGGTCAG CAGCCCAGCCTTACCACTTGGCCAGACTGCCTGCTTCCCCTGCTCCCATTAAAGCTGCTACAACTGGATTCTGCGGCTCTCCTGGCTGACCGAAGACGCTACCGTGAGCTGCCTTGGTCTGAGCAGCAG GCACAGTTTCTCTGGAAGAAGATGCAGGTGCCCACCAACCTGACCCTCAGGAATCTGCA GGCTCTGGGAACCCTGGCAGGGGGCATGCCCTGTGAGTTCCTGCAGCAGATCAACCCGACGGCAGACTTTCTTGAAGTGGTGCACATGATCTATCAACTTCCCACTGGGGTCCGAGGGAGCCTG AGGGCCTGTTTCTGGGAGGAGCTACAGCGGAGGATGACAATGCCAGAGACAGAGCTGGCAGCCCTGGGACCAGAGCTGAGTGGGCTGGAGACCAAACTACTCCTGGACTTACC GGTCCGGTTGATGGACAGACTGTCCAATGAATCCATCCTGTTGGTGGTAGAACTGGTACGAGGAGCTCCAGAGCAGCTGCTGACACTGACCCCCCTCCACCGGGCAGCCCTGGCAGAGCGGGCACTACAAAACCTG GTTCCAAAGGAGACCCCAGTCTCAGGGGAAGTGCTGGAGACATTGGGCCCCTTGGTCGGATTCCTGGGGATAGAGAGCACACGGCGGATCCCCCTACAGATCCTGCTGTCTCATCTCAGTCAGCTACAGGGCCTCTGCCTGGGAGAGCCATTTGCCACAGAACTGGGATGGCTGCTGTTGCAGGAGCCTGCTCTTGG GAAGCCAGAGTTGTGGAGCCAGGATGAAGTAGAGCAAGTTGGACGCCTAGTGTTTACTCTGTCTACTGAGGCTATTTCCTTGATCCCCAGG GAGGCCTTGCGGCCTGAGACACTGGAGCGCCTTCTAGAGAGGCAGCAAAGCTGGGAACAGAGCAGAGCCGGACAGCTGTGTGGGGGTCCACAACTGGCTTCCCAGAAAGCAGCGCTGGTAGTTGGGATTGTGCGGCCTGCTGCTGAGGATCTCCCAG aacctgtgcCAAATTGTGCAGATGTACGAGGGACATTCCCAGCAGCCTGGTCTGCAACTCAGATTGCAGAGATGGAGCTCTCAGACTTTGAGGACTGCCTAGCACTATTTGCAGGGGACCCAGGACTTGGACCTGAGGAACTACGGGCAGCTATGCACAAGGCAAAGCAG TTGTGGGGTCCTCCCCGGGGATTCCGTCCTGAGCAGATCCTACAGCTGGGTCGGCTTTTAATAGGGCTAGGAGAACGGGAACTACAGGAGCTGATCCTGGTGGACTGGGGAGTGCTGAGCACCCTGGGGCAGATAGATGGCTGGAGCTCTGTCCAG CTCCGAGTTGTGGTCTCCAGTTTCCTACGACAGAGTGGCCGGCATGTGAGCCACCTGGACTTCATTCACCTGACAGCACTTGGTTACATGCTCTGTGGACTACGGCCTGAGGAGCTACAGCACATCAGCAATTGGGAGTTTAG TCAAGCAGTTCttttcctgggcagcctgcatcTCCAGTGCTCTGAAGAGCAGCTAGAGGTTCTAGCTCAGCTCCTTGTGTTGCCTGGTGGCTTTGGTCCAGTCAGTAACTGGGGACCTGAGATCTTCACTGAAGTTGGCACAATAGCAG CTGGGATCCCTGACCTGGCTCTTTCAGCCCTGCTGCGGGGACAGATCCAGGGCCTTACACCACTTGCCATTTCTGTTATCCCTGCTCCTAAATTTGCT GTGGTGTTCAGCCCCACTCAGCTATCTAGCCTCACCAGTGTTCAGGCTGTGGCTGTCACTCCTGAACAAATGGCCTTTCTGAGTCCTGAGCAGCGACAAGCTGTTGCATGGGCTCAACACGAGGGGAAGGAGAGTCCGGAACAGCAAG GTCGAAGCACAGCCTGGGCCCTCCAGGACTGGTCTCAGCCTTCCTGGGCTCTGGCACTGACCATCTGCTTCCTTGTCCACTTGCTCTGA